In Bacillus cereus ATCC 14579, a single window of DNA contains:
- a CDS encoding Crp/Fnr family transcriptional regulator → MNRRNVVKDLKQFELFAHLTEKKLKGLTEFVYWRTYKKGQFLFLEGDSRERIYFMLDGFVKLERVNQNGNLLYDDYVKRYSIFPYGGMFTDRGYNYTAEAMTDVEVYYIPTVIFEDMVKSSRTQLMYVVQQLSSILKLNENRVQNITIPNAQDRVIQTLNYLMQDLGEQSGEKIVISCPLTTIEISKISGTSRETVSSVLKQLKNDSIVTILDKKITIHDPTYFEEISM, encoded by the coding sequence ATGAATAGACGGAACGTAGTGAAAGACTTAAAGCAGTTCGAATTATTTGCTCATTTAACAGAAAAAAAATTGAAAGGCTTAACAGAGTTTGTTTATTGGCGAACTTATAAAAAAGGTCAATTTTTATTTTTAGAAGGGGATTCAAGGGAAAGAATTTACTTCATGTTAGATGGTTTTGTAAAGTTAGAGCGGGTTAATCAAAATGGGAACTTATTATACGATGACTATGTAAAGCGGTATTCTATTTTTCCTTATGGTGGTATGTTTACAGACAGAGGATATAACTATACAGCAGAAGCAATGACGGATGTGGAGGTATATTATATTCCAACGGTAATCTTTGAAGATATGGTAAAGTCCAGCAGAACACAATTGATGTACGTTGTTCAGCAATTATCATCTATATTAAAATTGAACGAAAATCGAGTGCAAAATATTACAATTCCTAATGCACAAGATCGTGTTATCCAAACGTTAAATTATTTAATGCAGGATTTAGGAGAACAGAGTGGAGAAAAGATTGTAATTTCATGTCCACTTACAACAATTGAAATATCCAAAATATCTGGAACATCTCGAGAGACAGTTAGCAGCGTATTAAAACAATTAAAAAATGATAGCATTGTTACAATTTTAGATAAAAAAATTACAATACATGATCCAACATATTTTGAAGAAATCTCTATGTGA
- a CDS encoding FAD-dependent oxidoreductase — translation MKQTKLTGRIVVPTDPDYDVARMNLNLSIPKLPCIIVFCQNNKDVCNALKWARERHIPFRLRSGRHSYENFSLLNRGLIIDVSEMHRITVNTEKLTATIEAGANLGTVYKELWNYGVTIPAGTSASVGVVGLALGGGIGMLSRLFGLTCDQLMEVEMVQACGKFGAKLIRANEQENSNLFWACRGGGGGSFGIVTSLTFRVHPIKNVSIFSITWEWEDFIAAFQAWQNWAPYIDERLTSSIELFAKQRNKIEAQGEFVGSPSELHSLLSPLLETGSPSLFIEEVPYIKAVEFFNGGNIPENFKRSGSYVYKPIPLKGIQIMQSFLSHAPNKDASIWHQSLIGAVENISPNETAYFHRKAIIAQEYITSWKCDDEENRNIRWVKGLRESLDPYTLGDYVNWPDIDIKNWQTSYYGSNFHRLRKVKTMYDPCDVFHFQQSIPPFHT, via the coding sequence TTGAAGCAAACAAAATTAACAGGTCGTATCGTTGTTCCCACAGATCCTGACTACGACGTAGCCCGAATGAATTTAAATTTAAGTATTCCAAAACTCCCTTGTATTATTGTTTTTTGTCAAAATAACAAGGATGTCTGTAACGCCTTAAAATGGGCACGTGAACGTCATATACCATTTCGGTTAAGAAGTGGACGTCATAGCTATGAAAATTTTTCTCTTTTAAATAGAGGACTTATTATTGATGTGAGTGAAATGCATCGCATTACTGTTAATACAGAGAAATTAACAGCAACAATTGAGGCTGGTGCAAATCTTGGCACTGTTTATAAAGAACTTTGGAATTACGGTGTTACAATTCCTGCTGGTACAAGTGCAAGCGTTGGAGTTGTTGGATTAGCACTTGGCGGTGGTATTGGTATGCTTTCGCGCTTATTTGGATTAACATGTGATCAATTAATGGAAGTGGAAATGGTACAAGCGTGTGGAAAATTTGGTGCAAAACTCATTCGTGCAAATGAACAAGAAAACTCTAACCTTTTTTGGGCATGCCGTGGTGGCGGTGGTGGAAGCTTCGGAATTGTCACTTCCTTAACTTTTCGAGTCCACCCGATAAAAAATGTATCAATTTTCTCAATTACATGGGAATGGGAAGACTTTATTGCTGCATTTCAAGCGTGGCAAAACTGGGCACCTTATATAGATGAACGTCTCACTTCATCGATCGAATTATTCGCCAAGCAACGAAATAAAATTGAAGCACAAGGCGAGTTTGTCGGTTCTCCCTCTGAACTCCATTCCCTATTATCCCCTCTTCTTGAAACTGGTAGCCCCTCTCTCTTTATAGAAGAAGTTCCTTATATAAAGGCTGTTGAATTTTTTAATGGAGGTAACATCCCTGAAAATTTTAAGCGCTCTGGTTCCTATGTCTATAAACCTATTCCCCTTAAAGGCATTCAAATCATGCAATCCTTTCTTTCTCATGCACCAAATAAAGATGCTAGTATTTGGCATCAATCGCTCATAGGTGCTGTTGAAAATATTTCGCCGAATGAAACGGCTTATTTTCATCGTAAAGCAATTATCGCTCAAGAATACATTACCTCTTGGAAATGTGATGATGAAGAAAATCGAAATATACGCTGGGTTAAAGGTTTACGAGAAAGCTTAGATCCTTATACACTAGGTGACTATGTGAACTGGCCCGATATCGACATTAAAAATTGGCAAACTAGTTATTATGGCTCTAACTTTCACAGATTACGTAAAGTAAAAACTATGTATGATCCTTGTGATGTTTTTCATTTCCAACAAAGTATTCCTCCTTTTCATACGTGA
- a CDS encoding glycoside hydrolase family 13 protein has protein sequence MNKTWWKEAVAYQIYPRSFMDSNGDGIGDLQGIIAKLDYLKDLGIDVIWICPMYKSPNDDNGYDISDYQDIMDEFGTMADFDALLDEVHKRDMKLIIDLVINHTSDEHPWFIESRSSKDNPKRDWYIWHDGKDGAEPNNWESIFNGSAWEYDEETEQYYLHLFSRKQPDLNWENKEVREVLYDTVNWWLDKGIDGFRVDAISHIKKEEGLKDMPNPKGLKYVPSFDKHMNVKGIQPLLEELKENTFSKYDIMTVGEANGVKIEDAELWVGEEQGKFNMVFQFEHLSLWDAEKKKDLDVVGLKKVLTKWQKGLENKGWNALYIENHDKPRIVSTWGDDKQYWRESATALGAMYFFMHGTPFIYQGQEIGMTNVQLPNIEDYDDVAIKNLYREKIAEGVPHQDMMEIIWASCRDNSRTPMQWNDEMNAGFTTSTPWFSMNPNYKEINVEKQKNEEKSIFNFYKKMIALKKEHDVLNYGTYDLLLEDDPQIYAYTRTLQDEKVIVISNISKEEAVYNEGSFALERKRLLLNNYEVAEHEEVTTIALKPYETRVYRIS, from the coding sequence ATGAATAAGACATGGTGGAAAGAAGCGGTTGCTTATCAAATTTATCCACGAAGCTTTATGGATTCAAATGGTGATGGTATTGGAGATTTACAAGGTATTATTGCAAAACTGGATTATTTAAAAGATTTAGGTATAGATGTAATTTGGATTTGTCCAATGTATAAGTCGCCTAATGATGATAATGGTTATGATATTAGTGATTATCAAGATATTATGGATGAGTTTGGTACAATGGCAGACTTTGATGCTTTACTAGATGAAGTTCATAAGCGTGATATGAAGCTTATTATTGATTTAGTTATTAATCATACGAGTGATGAACATCCATGGTTTATTGAATCACGTTCATCTAAAGATAATCCGAAGCGTGATTGGTATATTTGGCATGATGGTAAAGATGGTGCGGAGCCAAACAACTGGGAAAGTATTTTTAATGGTTCGGCATGGGAATATGATGAAGAAACAGAACAATATTATTTACATTTATTCTCACGTAAACAACCAGATTTAAACTGGGAGAATAAAGAAGTTCGCGAAGTACTATACGATACGGTTAATTGGTGGCTTGATAAAGGTATTGATGGTTTCCGCGTTGATGCGATCAGTCATATTAAAAAAGAAGAAGGCCTCAAGGATATGCCAAATCCAAAAGGGTTAAAATATGTGCCATCTTTTGATAAACATATGAATGTGAAAGGTATTCAACCTTTATTAGAAGAGCTAAAAGAAAATACATTCTCTAAGTACGATATTATGACTGTTGGTGAAGCAAATGGTGTTAAGATTGAAGATGCTGAGCTTTGGGTTGGAGAAGAGCAAGGTAAGTTCAATATGGTATTCCAATTTGAACATTTAAGTTTATGGGATGCAGAGAAGAAGAAAGACCTTGATGTTGTAGGATTGAAAAAAGTATTAACGAAATGGCAAAAAGGATTAGAAAATAAAGGATGGAACGCTTTATATATTGAGAATCACGATAAACCACGTATCGTTTCAACATGGGGAGATGATAAACAATATTGGCGTGAAAGTGCAACAGCTCTAGGGGCGATGTATTTCTTTATGCACGGTACACCTTTTATTTATCAAGGCCAAGAAATTGGTATGACAAATGTTCAGTTACCAAATATTGAAGATTACGATGATGTAGCAATTAAAAATTTATATCGCGAGAAAATTGCAGAGGGCGTACCACATCAAGATATGATGGAGATTATATGGGCTTCTTGCCGCGATAATTCACGTACACCTATGCAGTGGAATGATGAGATGAATGCTGGTTTCACAACAAGTACACCTTGGTTTAGCATGAATCCAAATTACAAAGAAATTAATGTTGAGAAGCAAAAAAATGAAGAAAAGTCTATTTTCAATTTCTATAAGAAAATGATTGCCCTGAAAAAAGAGCACGATGTACTGAACTATGGCACGTACGATTTACTTTTAGAAGACGATCCACAAATTTATGCATATACACGTACGTTACAGGATGAAAAAGTCATTGTAATTAGTAATATCTCAAAAGAGGAAGCTGTGTATAATGAGGGTTCATTTGCACTAGAACGCAAACGTTTGCTTTTAAATAACTATGAAGTTGCGGAACATGAAGAAGTAACAACAATTGCTTTAAAGCCTTATGAAACAAGGGTTTATCGCATTTCATAA
- a CDS encoding PTS transporter subunit IIBC, which produces MKITSFDFWQKFGKALLVVVAVMPAAGLMISIGKLIGMSAGDVNAVHTIARVMEDIGWAIITNLHILFAVAIGGSWAKDRAGGAFAALLAFVLTNRITGAIFGVNAEMLADSKAKVSSVIAGDLIVKDYFTSVLGAPALNMGVFVGIITGFLGATLYNRYYNYDRLPQALAFFNGKRFVPFVVILWSTVTAIVLSLLWPFIQSGLNEFGRWIAASKDSAPVVAPFVYGTLERLLLPFGLHHMLTIPMNYTELGGTYTMLTGSKVGQVVAGQDPLWLAWITDLNNLLANGDTKAYNDLLNNVVPARFKAGQVIGSTAALMGIAFAMFRNVDKEKRAKYKPMFLSAALAVFLTGVTEPIEFMFMFIAPVLYVVYAITTGLAFALADLINLRVHAFGFIELITRTPMMVNAGLTRDLINFVIVSLVFFGLNFTLFNFLIKKFNLPTPGRAGNYIDNEDEASEGTGNVQDGSLATKVIDLLGGKENIADVDACMTRLRVTVKDLDVVAPEAQWKQNGALGLIVKDKGVQAVYGPKADVLKSDIQDMLGA; this is translated from the coding sequence ATGAAAATTACGTCTTTTGATTTTTGGCAAAAGTTCGGGAAAGCGTTATTAGTTGTTGTAGCCGTAATGCCAGCAGCTGGTTTAATGATTTCCATCGGTAAGTTAATTGGTATGTCTGCTGGGGATGTTAACGCAGTTCATACAATCGCTCGCGTAATGGAAGACATCGGTTGGGCAATCATTACAAATCTACACATCTTATTCGCAGTAGCAATTGGGGGATCTTGGGCGAAAGATCGCGCAGGTGGTGCATTTGCAGCGCTATTAGCATTCGTCTTAACAAACCGAATTACAGGAGCTATATTTGGGGTAAACGCTGAAATGTTAGCGGATTCAAAAGCGAAAGTTTCTTCAGTAATAGCGGGAGATTTAATTGTAAAAGATTACTTTACTTCTGTACTTGGTGCACCTGCATTAAACATGGGAGTGTTCGTAGGGATTATCACAGGTTTCTTAGGAGCTACTTTATATAACAGATATTATAACTATGATAGACTGCCGCAGGCATTAGCATTCTTTAATGGAAAACGATTTGTACCATTCGTTGTAATTCTTTGGTCTACAGTTACTGCGATTGTATTATCACTTCTATGGCCATTCATCCAAAGTGGGTTAAATGAATTTGGTCGCTGGATTGCAGCTTCAAAAGATAGTGCACCAGTTGTTGCACCGTTTGTATATGGAACGTTAGAGCGTTTATTATTACCATTTGGTTTACACCATATGTTAACGATTCCGATGAACTATACAGAGCTAGGCGGAACATATACGATGCTAACTGGTTCAAAAGTTGGACAAGTTGTAGCAGGACAAGATCCATTATGGCTTGCATGGATTACAGATTTAAATAATTTATTAGCAAATGGAGATACGAAGGCATATAACGATTTATTAAATAATGTTGTACCAGCTCGTTTCAAAGCTGGACAAGTTATCGGCTCAACAGCAGCGTTAATGGGGATTGCATTTGCGATGTTCCGTAACGTTGATAAAGAAAAGCGTGCAAAATATAAACCAATGTTTTTATCAGCAGCATTAGCAGTATTCTTAACAGGTGTAACAGAACCAATTGAATTCATGTTCATGTTTATTGCTCCAGTATTATATGTTGTATATGCTATTACAACAGGACTTGCATTCGCGCTAGCTGATTTAATTAACTTACGTGTTCATGCATTTGGATTTATTGAGTTAATTACTCGTACGCCAATGATGGTTAACGCAGGTTTAACAAGAGACTTAATCAACTTTGTTATTGTTTCATTAGTGTTCTTCGGTCTTAACTTTACACTATTTAATTTCTTAATTAAAAAATTCAATTTACCAACACCAGGGCGTGCAGGTAACTATATTGATAATGAAGATGAGGCATCAGAAGGAACAGGAAATGTACAAGACGGTTCATTAGCAACAAAAGTTATCGATTTATTAGGTGGAAAAGAAAATATTGCTGACGTAGATGCTTGTATGACGCGCTTACGTGTAACAGTAAAAGATTTAGATGTTGTTGCACCAGAAGCACAGTGGAAACAAAATGGTGCTTTAGGGCTTATTGTAAAAGACAAAGGTGTACAAGCGGTATATGGTCCGAAAGCTGACGTATTAAAGTCAGACATTCAAGATATGTTAGGTGCGTAA
- a CDS encoding endonuclease/exonuclease/phosphatase family protein — protein sequence MKLLTLNCHSWQEENQIEKIQYLAKVIQEEEYDVIALQEVSQSIQAENVCGNKKKDNFGLLLLEELKALHVKDYNITWDFSHIGYDVYEEGLAIITKHNIIKEDTFFISENEDTTYWKTRKIVSTTIAYNGKDITFYSCHLGWWNDEEESFKGQVDRLMERVDSNKLAFLMGDFNNNARLKGEGYEYMMQKGLYDTYELAIEKDEGTTVQGEIAGWDENKHNLRIDLILCNQSKKVHSSKVIFNGTNRNVISDHFGVEVQLDI from the coding sequence ATGAAATTGCTAACTTTAAACTGTCATTCTTGGCAAGAAGAGAATCAAATAGAAAAGATACAATACCTTGCTAAAGTAATTCAAGAAGAAGAGTACGATGTCATCGCATTGCAAGAAGTAAGTCAGTCCATACAAGCTGAAAATGTATGCGGTAACAAGAAAAAAGATAATTTTGGACTTTTACTATTAGAAGAGTTAAAAGCGCTACATGTAAAAGATTACAATATTACTTGGGATTTCTCTCATATTGGTTATGATGTGTACGAAGAAGGATTAGCAATTATAACGAAGCATAATATTATAAAAGAAGATACGTTCTTCATTTCAGAAAACGAGGATACAACGTATTGGAAAACGCGTAAAATTGTAAGTACAACAATTGCTTATAATGGTAAGGATATAACGTTTTACTCTTGTCATCTCGGTTGGTGGAATGATGAAGAAGAGTCATTCAAAGGTCAAGTCGATCGTTTGATGGAGCGTGTAGATAGCAATAAGCTCGCCTTCCTAATGGGGGATTTTAATAACAATGCTCGATTGAAAGGCGAAGGTTATGAGTATATGATGCAAAAAGGGTTGTATGACACATATGAATTAGCAATAGAGAAGGATGAAGGAACGACTGTCCAAGGTGAGATTGCTGGTTGGGATGAAAATAAACATAATTTGCGAATCGATCTAATATTGTGTAACCAAAGTAAAAAAGTTCATTCTTCAAAAGTTATTTTTAATGGTACAAACAGAAATGTAATTTCAGATCATTTCGGTGTAGAGGTTCAATTGGATATATAA
- a CDS encoding YhgE/Pip domain-containing protein: protein MKQIWRIYKTDLRNVAKHWAAIVIVLGLMILPSLYAWFNIKASWDPYGNTKEVPIAVSNQDAGSNLRGKDINIGKEIVDSLKKNNNLGWKFVDEKQAIHVVERGDYYASITIPKDFSEKIATVLDENPKKPELDYYVNEKVNAIAPKITAKGASGITEEISKNFVKTANGEIFKIFNDLGIDLETNLPSIEKVKDLVFKLEAQFPEMNTLMDKALDDATRAEDVVKVAQKDLPVVESVINDGQEALANLDKFFARQDQTLKNAPGTIRNDLVAAKGVMDSAAAFTDFLMNPGVELNIPDLSGMNGLPEFPARPDLSKLNSDGYKSIAQNINQTVNNVLSSSRAGTAYGKSVLNGLQNGQFDPEQAKRDLNAVSERLQTGTDGISYLINFFTELQKSATTDFGQSFFKGRVDHLTNVKKGMENANNGIKDIVNVIGKGQEVKKDVTDVANQKLDAANGLIDQAEKDYNETFVADYKKAVSTVDQAKVDANAVYDNAKADYDKVKNGIEGAKADLQKAKEDVQNRGINGLDSTKVALNSLNGQFQSGIGLIDDMIPVLESTNKVLADVNSDKNLNNGIAKLNKAKSSLQKGVDATNKGITLLNNGQKPTKDVIESINNAAKGGSAQLTDVLSTYDSEIVPNFNTAIARTKEMSKNTTQILNDADKKLPDVKKLLEDSSKGLVDGKKKLADIKAEMPETEKKIKELADKIRDFESEEDLKDIIRLLKNDVEKQSDYFANPVNLKENKLFAMPNYGSAMSPFYTVLALWVGALLMVSLLTVEVHEEGANYKSHEIYFGRLLTFLTIGLSQAFIVSMGDIFLLGTYVVDKFWFVLFSLFIGGVFVCIVYSLVSIFGNVGKSMAIILLVLQVAGSGGTFPIQMTPAFFQAIYPFLPFTYAISAIRETVGGMLWDIVTRDLLVLSAFVVVMIVAALLLKTPINKSSEKFVENAKGSKIIH from the coding sequence ATGAAACAGATTTGGCGTATTTATAAGACAGATTTACGGAATGTAGCCAAACATTGGGCTGCAATTGTTATTGTTTTAGGATTAATGATTTTACCATCGTTATATGCATGGTTTAACATTAAAGCTTCTTGGGATCCATATGGAAATACAAAAGAGGTTCCCATTGCAGTTTCTAACCAAGATGCAGGTTCTAATTTAAGAGGGAAAGATATTAATATCGGGAAAGAGATTGTAGACTCCCTTAAGAAAAACAACAATCTTGGCTGGAAATTTGTAGATGAAAAACAAGCAATTCACGTAGTTGAGCGTGGAGATTATTATGCAAGTATTACGATTCCAAAAGATTTCTCTGAAAAAATTGCAACTGTTCTGGATGAAAATCCTAAAAAACCAGAACTGGATTACTATGTGAATGAAAAAGTAAACGCGATTGCACCGAAGATTACAGCAAAAGGTGCATCAGGTATTACAGAAGAAATTAGTAAAAACTTTGTAAAAACAGCAAACGGTGAGATTTTTAAAATCTTCAATGACCTTGGAATCGATTTAGAAACAAACTTACCAAGTATCGAAAAAGTAAAAGATCTTGTATTTAAGTTAGAAGCGCAGTTCCCAGAAATGAATACACTTATGGATAAGGCGTTAGATGATGCAACTCGAGCAGAAGATGTTGTGAAAGTGGCGCAAAAAGATTTACCTGTTGTAGAGAGTGTAATAAATGATGGGCAGGAAGCATTGGCGAATTTAGATAAGTTCTTTGCAAGACAAGATCAAACATTAAAAAACGCTCCAGGAACGATAAGAAATGATTTAGTAGCAGCAAAAGGCGTTATGGATAGTGCAGCTGCATTTACTGACTTTTTAATGAATCCAGGTGTAGAACTAAATATTCCTGACTTGTCTGGAATGAATGGATTACCTGAATTCCCAGCGAGACCAGATCTTTCTAAGTTGAATAGTGATGGTTATAAGAGTATAGCGCAAAATATTAATCAAACAGTAAATAATGTTTTAAGTTCATCACGTGCAGGAACAGCTTATGGGAAAAGTGTTTTAAATGGATTGCAAAATGGTCAGTTTGATCCAGAACAAGCAAAGAGAGATTTAAATGCGGTATCAGAACGATTACAAACTGGTACAGATGGTATTTCATATCTTATTAATTTCTTTACTGAACTTCAAAAATCGGCGACTACTGATTTTGGTCAAAGCTTTTTCAAAGGGCGAGTGGATCACTTAACTAATGTTAAAAAAGGTATGGAAAATGCAAATAACGGTATTAAAGATATTGTAAATGTTATTGGCAAAGGACAAGAAGTAAAGAAAGATGTAACAGATGTAGCGAATCAAAAATTAGATGCAGCAAATGGATTAATTGATCAAGCTGAAAAAGATTATAATGAAACGTTTGTAGCAGATTATAAAAAAGCAGTTAGCACAGTCGATCAAGCTAAAGTTGATGCAAATGCAGTATATGATAATGCAAAAGCAGATTACGATAAAGTAAAAAATGGTATTGAGGGTGCAAAAGCAGATTTACAGAAAGCAAAAGAAGATGTACAAAATAGAGGTATTAACGGTTTAGATTCAACGAAAGTAGCTTTAAATAGCTTAAATGGTCAATTCCAATCTGGAATCGGTTTAATTGATGATATGATTCCAGTTCTAGAAAGTACAAATAAGGTTTTAGCGGATGTAAATAGTGATAAAAACCTTAATAATGGAATCGCAAAATTAAACAAAGCGAAAAGTAGTCTGCAAAAAGGTGTAGATGCAACGAATAAGGGGATTACACTTCTTAACAATGGCCAGAAACCTACAAAAGATGTAATTGAAAGTATTAACAACGCTGCGAAGGGCGGATCAGCTCAATTAACAGATGTATTATCGACGTATGATTCAGAAATTGTACCTAATTTCAATACAGCAATAGCTCGTACAAAAGAGATGTCGAAAAATACAACTCAAATTTTAAATGATGCAGACAAAAAGCTTCCAGATGTTAAAAAATTACTAGAAGATTCATCAAAAGGTTTAGTAGATGGTAAAAAGAAATTAGCAGACATTAAAGCTGAAATGCCGGAGACTGAGAAAAAGATTAAAGAATTAGCAGATAAAATTCGTGATTTTGAATCTGAAGAGGATTTAAAAGACATCATACGTTTATTGAAAAATGATGTTGAAAAGCAAAGCGATTACTTTGCGAATCCAGTAAATTTAAAAGAAAATAAATTATTTGCGATGCCGAATTACGGTTCAGCGATGTCACCATTCTATACAGTGCTTGCATTATGGGTAGGCGCATTATTAATGGTTTCATTATTAACGGTAGAAGTACACGAAGAGGGCGCGAATTATAAGAGCCATGAAATTTACTTCGGACGTTTATTAACATTCTTAACGATAGGTCTTTCACAAGCGTTTATCGTATCGATGGGAGATATATTCTTACTCGGTACGTACGTAGTCGATAAGTTCTGGTTTGTGTTATTTAGTTTATTTATTGGTGGAGTCTTCGTTTGTATCGTATACTCACTCGTTTCTATTTTCGGAAACGTTGGGAAATCGATGGCGATCATTTTACTTGTACTACAAGTAGCAGGATCGGGCGGAACATTCCCAATCCAAATGACACCAGCGTTCTTCCAAGCGATTTATCCGTTCTTACCATTCACATACGCAATTAGCGCAATTCGTGAAACAGTTGGCGGAATGCTTTGGGATATCGTAACGCGAGATTTACTTGTGTTAAGTGCTTTCGTAGTAGTTATGATTGTGGCTGCGTTATTACTGAAAACACCAATTAACAAATCAAGTGAAAAATTTGTTGAGAATGCAAAAGGAAGTAAAATCATTCACTAA